In Porites lutea chromosome 7, jaPorLute2.1, whole genome shotgun sequence, a single window of DNA contains:
- the LOC140944113 gene encoding uncharacterized protein, protein MDKNYVLTLLVAMIVALMDPVWILRANAAPMNNGTANATSTVLSDNATASNRSLSLGNFSAPNMTVSCNETAVNCTSKVEINNATIEVNLTDVCLANGTNQLIICNGTSLNLTKRCETVKAGNLTIVCVNASVNSSAGLVVSNATQSPATSNFTTDYTNATTTAANNVTAPFNTTGVLTATLNATSTNQSATANGSSTQNPNSTSVLNSTISTLTEQGNASFANATQTTITNSSASTPSAAQSSEIPSTTQQSTTTQMSTTTVKLTTTPQDTTQKSTIEKSTTPKLTTVESTTTEKSTTTPTTEKSSTPKATTSESTTKQTSQTPESTTKASTTISTSRTTKESVVPPSMEETTKESTTETTTKSTTVKTVETTTTLTEQEKSSQPTNAQHSMPSPMDDEKTVRFFYVNVLIPVGAGACTALAIAFLVVLCRCCRRRKLKKVRYFGKASGELDMDKLNLLSHSSDEE, encoded by the exons ATGGACAAGAATTACGTGTTAACACTGTTGGTTGCCATGATTGTGGCTTTAATGGATCCTGTGTGGATATTACGGGCAAATGCTGCTCCTATGAATAATGGAACTGCAAATGCGACGAGCACTGTTTTGTCCGACAACGCAACGGCAAGCAATAGGAGTTTGTCGTTGGGAAATTTTTCTGCTCCCAACATGACAGTTTCGTGCAATGAGACGGCTGTGAATTGCACGTCGAAGGTGGAAATTAACAATGCTACCATTGAGGTGAATTTAACCGATGTTTGCTTAGCAAACGGAACAAACCAACTCATCATTTGTAACGGGACTTCGTTAAATCTTACCAAACGCTGCGAGACAGTAAAAGCGGGAAACTTGACGATTGTCTGTGTAAATGCGAGCGTTAATTCTTCAGCCGGTCTTGTGGTTTCCAATGCAACACAATCTCCCGCCACATCCAATTTTACAACTGACTACACGAATGCGACAACTACTGCGGCGAATAATGTTACAGCACCGTTTAACACGACTGGGGTATTAACTGCAACCCTGAATGCAACTTCCACGAATCAGTCTGCTACGGCTAATGGATCATCGACTCAGAATCCTAACTCGACAAGCGTTTTAAACTCCACGATTTCCACCCTGACAGAACAAGGGAACGCTTCATTTGCAAACGCAACTCAAACAACGATCACAAATTCATCTGCCAGTACTCCGAGCGCTGCACAAAGCAGCGAAATTCCTAGCACAACACAACAGTCTACGACAACCCAGATGTCAACGACGACAGTGAAATTAACAACAACGCCGCAAGATACAACTCAGAAATCGACGATAGAGAAATCTACAACGCCGAAATTGACAACAGTGGAATCAACAACCACAGAGAAATCTACAACCACCCCAACTACAGAGAAATCTTCAACGCCGAAAGCAACAACTTCGGAATCTACAACAAAGCAGACCTCTCAAACGCCGGAATCGACAACCAAAGCGTCGACAACTATCAGTACTTCACGTACTACAAAGGAATCGGTTGTTCCTCCAAGCATGGAAGAAACTACAAAAGAAAGTACAACCGAAACGACCACTAAAAGTACAACTGTTAAAACTGTGGAAACAACCACAACTCTAACAGAGCAGGAAAAATCATCACAACCCACAAATGCACAACACTCAA TGCCATCACCCATGGACGACGAAAAG ACTGTGCGATTTTTCTATGTGAACGTGCTTATTCCTGTTGGAGCTGGAGCCTGTACTGCCCTGGCCATTGCATTTTTGGTTGTCCTGTGCAGATGCTGTCGCAGAAGAAAGTTAAAGAAAGTCCGCTATTTTGGAAAG gcttCTGGAGAGTTGGACATGGATAAGTTAAATCTGTTGTCACATTCCAGTGATGAAGAATAA
- the LOC140944114 gene encoding probable inactive tRNA-specific adenosine deaminase-like protein 3, whose translation MALEPKKKKAKHEDSNLSVGEFNDKKKAAVPRAVLADEFTRQFKTVEVFAADIKDRTKTSELIRSLNDKFPLAGLEHLKRVRSIKHGKDNIIQIILCPKKKQCVDFTSSLKDLLQQYRINSELLGEPFVTNVAKHSPLTREQFNEASSCWPVNFHEDKYISRVLRGELFDDCELQLITKFMRLAIQIAATSVTSQKFRIGAVIVDPQTNHAIAMSHDLRCTGHPLQHAVMVCIDLVAHSQLSGAWQLDCEAVNGTWIMSERIPQLQEHLNFSHHNKSSLDSKPSETGERSLNVMEPSDLATNKDQMCKSTPYLCTGYDLYVTREPCVMCAMALVHSRIRRVFYGCSDNVLGALGSRYKIHTQTGLNHHFEVFSGILEEECRSILEQSFAYDLC comes from the exons atggcgctagaaccaaagaaaaaaaaggcgaaACACGAGGATTCTAATTTGTCCGTAGGCG aATTTAACGACAAGAAGAAAGCTGCAGTTCCACGGGCTGTCCTTGCAGACGAATTCACGCGGCAGTTTAAAACAG TAGAAGTTTTCGCAGCTGACATTAAGGACAGAACTAAAACGTCAGAACTTATAAG aaGTCTTAATGATAAATTCCCACTTGCAGGATTGGAGCATTTAAAGAGGGTCCGAAGCATTAAACATGGAAAAG ATAACATAATTCAAATTATTTTGTGCCCAAAGAAGAAACAATGTGTGGACTTCACCAGTTCTTTGAAGGATCTTTTGCAACAATATAGAATTAACTCTGAGCTTCTTGGTGAACCTTTTGTGACAAATGTGGCAAAGCATTCACCACTTACCAGGGAACAGTTCAATGAGGCCTCCTCCTGCTGGCCAGTCAATTTTCATGAGGATAAATA TATTTCAAGAGTGTTGAGAGGAGAACTGTTTGATGATTGTGAACTTCAGCTTATCACAAAGTTTATGAGATTAGCCATACAAATAGCTGCAACAAGTGTGACCTCccaaaag TTTCGTATTGGTGCTGTGATTGTCGATCCACAGACAAACCACGCTATAGCCATGTCTCATGACCTCCGTTGCACAGGCCACCCACTCCAGCATGCTGTGATGGTCTGCATTGATTTAGTGGCTCATAGTCAGTTGTCAGGGGCTTGGCAACTTGACTGTGAAGCAGTGAATGGTACATGGATAATGAGTGAAAGAATTCCACAGCTACAGGAACATTTAAATTTTTCTCACCACAACAAAAGTTCTTTGGACTCTAAGCCGTCAGAAACAGGAGAAAGATCATTAAATGTAATGGAACCTTCTGATCTGGCAACAAACAAGGACCAAATGTGCAAATCAACTCCTTATTTGTGCACTGGATATGACCTTTATGTTACAAGGGAGCCTTGTGTTAT GTGTGCAATGGCCTTAGTCCATTCAAGAATCAGGCGTGTGTTTTATGGATGTAGTGACAATGTGTTAGGTGCCTTGGGGAGTAGATATAAGATTCACACCCAGACTGGACTAAATCATCATTTTGAAGTGTTTTCTGGCATTTTAGAGGAAGAATGCAGAAGCATTTTAGAACAATCATTTGCATATGACTTATGTTGA